Proteins encoded within one genomic window of Phototrophicus methaneseepsis:
- the rpmF gene encoding 50S ribosomal protein L32: MGPLPKRKVSKSRRNRRRAHDALTLNHLVVCESCGEYHIAHHVCPKCGSYNGKDVIEVDED, translated from the coding sequence ATGGGGCCACTGCCGAAGCGCAAAGTATCCAAATCGCGGCGTAATCGCCGTCGGGCGCACGATGCTCTGACGCTCAATCACCTGGTTGTCTGCGAGAGCTGTGGCGAATACCACATCGCACACCACGTTTGCCCGAAGTGCGGCTCGTACAACGGCAAAGATGTGATTGAAGTCGACGAAGACTAG